One region of Flavobacterium sp. KACC 22763 genomic DNA includes:
- a CDS encoding DUF6377 domain-containing protein — translation MNKFWTLFLIICLPVQLYSQDEINSLLDELDAAIDKREIYHNKKETEISKLVSLKKLTSTNVQKYEIFEKLYNEYRAYQSDSALNYARRSLIAANILKDLTKINTAKLNLASIMGTLGMYKEATDILQGIDIHSTPEIKSFYYGVQSSLYLYMSIYAASKQEKKSYEQLSEQFRDSVFKYESKSNVITQANILFEKRQYDKTLQMLHDYFYKMDKNDPDRAIVAYIISRTYQKKKNFHQEKKWLIKSAISDLKLDKREYISLRSLAFIMYKEDDVDRAYKYIQRSLEDALFCNARLRTYEISRMLSIIDLAYQEQNETNRWQLIMFLISVSILSLLLMVALVLLFKEMKKKSVAKREISLANSKLVELNKELNSFNERLNYANSTLIEANLVKEIYIGRYMDQCSLYISKLEEYQRRLNVILSSGKTAELVKAVKSKEFIEVELKEFYKNFDKTFLSLFPNFIEEFNELLIDNECIKLKPGELMNTELRIYALIRLGISDSVKIADFLRYSLSTIYNYRTKLRNKALGPRDKFEANVMRIETNI, via the coding sequence ATGAATAAATTTTGGACTTTATTCCTTATTATCTGCCTTCCTGTACAACTATATTCTCAAGATGAAATTAATTCATTGTTAGATGAATTAGATGCTGCTATTGATAAAAGAGAAATCTATCATAATAAAAAGGAAACTGAAATAAGTAAACTTGTCAGTTTGAAGAAATTAACTTCTACGAACGTTCAGAAATATGAGATATTTGAAAAGTTATATAATGAATACAGGGCTTATCAGTCAGATTCAGCTTTAAATTATGCCCGTAGAAGTTTAATAGCGGCTAACATCTTAAAGGATTTAACCAAAATTAATACTGCAAAATTGAATTTAGCATCTATTATGGGAACTTTGGGGATGTATAAAGAAGCAACCGATATTTTGCAAGGGATCGATATACATTCTACGCCTGAAATTAAGAGCTTCTACTACGGCGTACAGAGTTCCCTGTATCTGTATATGTCCATATATGCCGCCTCCAAACAGGAAAAAAAAAGCTACGAACAATTGAGCGAACAGTTTCGGGATTCCGTTTTTAAGTACGAGTCAAAATCGAATGTTATTACTCAAGCGAATATTTTGTTTGAAAAAAGGCAATATGACAAGACCCTTCAAATGTTACACGATTATTTTTATAAAATGGATAAAAATGATCCTGATAGAGCAATCGTAGCCTATATTATATCTAGAACCTACCAAAAGAAGAAAAATTTCCATCAGGAGAAAAAGTGGTTAATCAAATCGGCAATTTCAGATTTGAAATTAGATAAAAGGGAATACATTTCACTTCGATCTTTGGCTTTTATCATGTATAAAGAAGATGATGTAGACCGGGCCTATAAATATATCCAACGCTCTTTGGAAGATGCGCTTTTTTGCAATGCCCGTTTGAGGACCTACGAAATTTCTAGAATGCTGTCTATCATCGATCTAGCTTATCAAGAACAGAATGAAACCAACCGTTGGCAATTGATAATGTTTTTAATAAGTGTGAGTATTTTATCTCTATTGTTAATGGTTGCTTTGGTTTTGCTATTTAAAGAGATGAAAAAAAAATCCGTAGCCAAAAGGGAAATTAGTTTGGCCAACAGTAAGCTCGTTGAATTAAATAAAGAGTTGAACAGTTTTAATGAAAGATTAAATTATGCCAACTCAACGCTTATAGAGGCTAATTTGGTTAAGGAAATTTACATTGGGCGTTATATGGATCAGTGCTCGCTATATATTAGCAAGTTAGAGGAATATCAGCGTAGATTGAATGTTATTCTTTCCAGTGGAAAAACAGCCGAATTAGTCAAAGCCGTGAAATCTAAAGAATTCATTGAAGTGGAATTAAAAGAATTTTACAAAAATTTTGACAAGACTTTTTTGTCTCTTTTTCCAAATTTCATTGAAGAATTTAATGAATTGCTTATTGATAATGAGTGTATTAAATTAAAACCCGGAGAGTTGATGAATACTGAATTGCGAATATATGCCTTAATCCGACTAGGAATTTCAGATAGTGTAAAAATTGCGGATTTTTTGCGCTATTCTTTATCTACGATTTATAATTACAGAACCAAACTAAGAAATAAAGCTTTAGGTCCTCGGGATAAATTTGAAGCAAATGTGATGCGAATAGAGACTAATATATAG
- a CDS encoding LytR/AlgR family response regulator transcription factor, which yields MSAINCIIIEDELPASILLELHIAKFDFLDLKGKFTSVSNAQNILKSHKIDLIFLDINLPGKSGIEFAKSLHAETAVIFTTAYTEYAVQGFEIDALDYILKPISLERFTKAINKYSKAREFNETILHSKKQEKENPFIFVKCERKMVKLFLEEISYFESQGNYLLIFTTTECYKTYQSITEMQEKLPEGLFCRIHRSFLVATNKITGFSTSIVNIKNKQLPIGRFYHAYVSRILNSLHNYH from the coding sequence ATGTCAGCAATTAATTGTATTATAATTGAAGATGAATTACCGGCCTCTATTTTACTGGAACTTCATATTGCGAAGTTTGATTTTCTGGATTTGAAAGGAAAATTTACCAGTGTTTCCAATGCGCAGAATATTTTAAAATCGCACAAAATTGATCTTATTTTTTTAGATATAAATTTACCGGGAAAATCAGGAATAGAATTTGCCAAAAGTCTGCATGCAGAAACCGCTGTAATTTTCACAACTGCTTATACAGAATATGCTGTCCAAGGATTTGAGATTGATGCTCTCGATTATATTTTAAAACCAATTTCTCTAGAACGTTTTACGAAAGCTATAAATAAATACAGTAAAGCCAGAGAGTTCAATGAAACGATATTACATTCTAAAAAACAAGAGAAAGAAAATCCGTTTATTTTTGTGAAATGTGAAAGAAAGATGGTGAAACTTTTTCTGGAAGAAATAAGCTATTTTGAATCTCAAGGCAATTATTTGTTGATTTTTACCACTACAGAATGTTATAAGACCTACCAATCCATTACTGAAATGCAAGAGAAACTGCCTGAAGGTTTGTTCTGTAGAATTCATCGTTCATTTTTAGTAGCAACAAATAAAATAACAGGCTTCAGCACTAGTATTGTCAATATCAAAAATAAGCAATTGCCTATCGGAAGATTTTATCATGCATACGTATCTCGTATCTTAAATTCTTTACATAATTACCACTGA
- a CDS encoding sensor histidine kinase, with product MGQISYNPENKSQKIKLYTLYWLGYILLFSMIQGLPEDDFIMAWRNEWYSVLPKILFVTIIVEFLMPNLLFKKKTAIFIGCYVLLILVFAFLQRLIDNYIILRYYMTFWKREPLLSAPVFLYNVSKLQFVVTTPIAFKLLYYLAEEKNKVQTILSEKLQAELSSLRNQFHPHFLFNVLNSLYSKILNKSDDSAEIVIKISDLLRFSIYDLNNKSISLQNEIDYLKNYISLQQLRFENQLQLSFSLYGNVENHFIEPFLILPFIENSYKHCLDENNQGWITIAINASDEWLVVKIENSLPEHYNTTGDNVRSGIGIANVKRRLELLYPAKHTLTIKNEMLSFFVSLKIKIKDVSN from the coding sequence TTGGGGCAAATCAGCTACAATCCCGAAAACAAATCTCAAAAGATAAAACTCTATACCTTGTACTGGTTGGGTTATATTTTACTGTTTAGTATGATCCAGGGACTTCCCGAAGACGATTTCATTATGGCTTGGCGAAACGAATGGTACAGCGTTTTGCCTAAGATACTGTTCGTGACTATTATTGTTGAGTTTTTAATGCCTAATTTGTTATTTAAGAAAAAAACTGCCATTTTTATCGGTTGCTATGTTCTTCTGATTCTAGTTTTTGCATTCTTGCAGCGGCTAATTGACAATTATATAATATTACGTTATTATATGACTTTCTGGAAGAGAGAACCTCTTTTGTCGGCACCAGTCTTTTTGTACAATGTGAGTAAATTACAATTTGTAGTTACAACGCCAATTGCATTTAAACTTTTATATTATTTAGCAGAAGAAAAAAATAAGGTCCAGACGATTTTATCCGAAAAGCTTCAAGCAGAATTATCCTCGCTCCGAAACCAGTTCCATCCACATTTTCTATTCAATGTCCTGAATAGCTTATACTCTAAAATTTTGAACAAATCAGATGATTCTGCTGAAATTGTGATTAAAATATCGGATCTGCTTCGGTTTTCGATTTACGATTTGAACAATAAAAGTATCTCTCTGCAAAACGAAATAGATTATCTCAAAAATTATATTTCGTTACAACAGCTGCGTTTTGAAAATCAGCTTCAATTGAGTTTTAGCCTTTATGGAAATGTTGAGAATCATTTTATTGAGCCTTTTTTGATACTTCCATTTATCGAAAACAGCTATAAGCATTGTTTAGATGAGAACAATCAGGGCTGGATTACAATTGCTATTAATGCAAGCGATGAATGGCTTGTGGTTAAAATTGAAAATAGCCTGCCTGAGCATTATAATACTACAGGAGATAATGTGCGCAGCGGAATTGGAATTGCAAATGTAAAAAGGAGATTAGAGCTGCTATATCCTGCAAAACATACTTTGACCATAAAAAATGAGATGTTAAGTTTTTTTGTTTCCTTAAAAATAAAGATAAAAGATGTCAGCAATTAA
- a CDS encoding glycoside hydrolase family 97 protein, whose translation MKHFLLLTLLCLASNSLLAQQLKSPNQKFQMKFSLQSDGTPIYSLNYKDKVVIKPSKLGLELKNDSKSLLNDFTVIDSAKSTFDENWKPVWGEVASIRNHYNELAVTLNQKGTDRQLVIRFRLFDEGLGFRYEFPLQKNLTYFIIKEEKSQFAMNGDHTAFWIPGDYDTQEYDYTTSKLSEIRGLTKKATTENVSQQSFSPTGVQTALMMKTADGLFINLHEAALINYSCMHLNLDDKNMVFESWLTPDAKGDKGYMQAPCQSPWRTIMASDDATEILASKMILNLNDPCKIEDTSWIKPMKYVGVWWEMITGKSTWAYTDEYPTVQLGLTDYAKAKPNGKHGANTANVKKYIDFAAANGFSAVLVEGWNEGWEDWFGQSKDYVFDFVTPYPDFDVKGIQEYAKSKGIKIIMHHETSGSTRNYERHMDKAYRFMKDNGYDAVKSGYVGPILPRGENHYNQWLVNHYQFAIEKAADYKIMVNAHEAIRPTGICRTYPNLIGNESARGTEYQAFGGSKPNHVTILPFTRLIGGPMDYTPGIFEMNISKINPENNSHLNSTLANQLGLYVTMYSPLQMAADLPENYERFPDAFQFIKDVAVDWSESKYLEADPGEFITVARKAKGTEDWFIGNVNGEKSRTSSITLDFLKKGKNYQATIYADAKEAHYKTNPQAYIIRKIKVDSKSKLAQYTAPGGGYAISIIELK comes from the coding sequence ATGAAACATTTCTTACTATTGACCTTGCTGTGCCTGGCATCTAATAGCTTGTTGGCGCAGCAATTAAAATCTCCCAATCAAAAATTTCAAATGAAGTTTTCTTTACAAAGTGATGGCACACCCATTTATAGCTTGAATTATAAGGACAAGGTAGTTATTAAGCCGAGCAAACTGGGATTGGAGCTGAAAAATGATTCAAAATCATTACTGAATGATTTCACAGTTATTGATTCTGCCAAGAGTACTTTTGACGAAAACTGGAAGCCAGTTTGGGGAGAAGTAGCCAGCATTCGTAACCATTATAATGAATTGGCGGTAACCCTAAACCAAAAAGGAACCGATAGACAGCTGGTTATCCGTTTCCGATTGTTTGACGAAGGTTTAGGCTTTCGCTATGAATTTCCTTTGCAAAAAAATCTAACTTATTTTATTATTAAAGAAGAAAAAAGCCAGTTTGCAATGAATGGAGACCATACCGCTTTCTGGATTCCAGGAGATTATGATACTCAGGAATACGATTATACGACTTCTAAATTGTCTGAAATAAGAGGTTTGACTAAAAAAGCCACTACCGAAAATGTTTCGCAGCAATCTTTTTCGCCGACAGGAGTCCAGACGGCCCTGATGATGAAAACAGCAGATGGGCTTTTTATCAATCTGCATGAAGCCGCCTTAATTAATTATTCATGTATGCATTTGAATTTGGATGACAAGAATATGGTTTTTGAATCGTGGTTAACGCCAGACGCCAAAGGTGATAAAGGCTATATGCAGGCACCTTGCCAATCGCCTTGGAGAACTATTATGGCAAGTGATGATGCCACGGAAATTTTGGCTTCAAAAATGATTTTGAACTTAAATGATCCTTGTAAAATCGAGGATACTTCTTGGATTAAACCAATGAAATACGTTGGGGTTTGGTGGGAAATGATTACAGGGAAAAGCACTTGGGCCTATACCGATGAATATCCAACAGTGCAATTAGGGCTTACCGATTATGCAAAAGCTAAACCCAACGGAAAACATGGCGCCAATACGGCTAATGTAAAAAAATACATTGATTTCGCAGCTGCAAATGGGTTTAGTGCGGTATTGGTAGAGGGTTGGAACGAAGGCTGGGAAGATTGGTTTGGCCAGTCTAAAGATTATGTTTTTGATTTTGTAACCCCTTATCCTGATTTTGATGTAAAAGGAATTCAGGAGTATGCCAAATCGAAAGGGATTAAAATAATCATGCATCACGAAACTTCCGGCTCTACACGCAATTATGAACGTCATATGGACAAAGCTTATCGTTTTATGAAAGACAATGGTTATGATGCTGTAAAGAGCGGCTATGTGGGGCCAATCCTTCCGCGCGGTGAAAATCATTATAATCAATGGCTTGTCAATCATTATCAGTTTGCAATTGAAAAAGCGGCAGACTATAAAATCATGGTCAACGCACATGAAGCGATTCGTCCAACAGGGATTTGCAGAACTTATCCAAATTTAATTGGAAATGAATCGGCTAGAGGAACAGAATACCAGGCTTTTGGGGGATCCAAGCCTAATCACGTTACAATTTTGCCATTTACCAGATTAATTGGCGGCCCAATGGATTATACTCCTGGAATTTTTGAAATGAATATCAGCAAAATTAATCCAGAAAACAATTCGCATTTAAACAGCACCTTGGCAAATCAATTAGGATTGTACGTAACAATGTACAGCCCATTGCAAATGGCTGCTGACTTGCCGGAAAATTACGAGCGTTTTCCAGATGCTTTCCAATTTATTAAAGATGTTGCTGTAGACTGGAGTGAGAGTAAATATTTAGAAGCTGACCCTGGAGAATTCATCACAGTTGCAAGAAAAGCGAAAGGAACGGAGGATTGGTTTATAGGTAACGTAAATGGTGAAAAATCAAGAACTTCATCTATTACTTTGGATTTCCTAAAAAAAGGTAAAAATTACCAAGCAACCATTTATGCAGATGCAAAAGAAGCGCATTACAAAACCAATCCGCAGGCTTATATTATTCGAAAGATAAAAGTTGATAGTAAATCTAAATTAGCGCAATATACTGCTCCGGGAGGCGGTTATGCTATAAGTATTATTGAATTGAAATAG
- a CDS encoding PQQ-binding-like beta-propeller repeat protein: protein MKKKIFFFLILMSLAFIANARNSTSHKKKLTKPSMKPMYLIAVIGILFGISSLPVFGQQKKNTTVSVFQNRVFNGDKHMLLGDLKWAFKTSGKIFSSPIVYNGIVYIGSEDGNLYAINQKTGKTHWKFKTGGAVHSSPAVFKNTVYIGSFDGYYYALDIHTGHMKWKFKTGGEKWFDEIGFLSFKPVDKCMDDLWDFFLSSPVIKPDDKNPRIFFGSSDGNVYALNANTGELEWKFAAKGSIHCSPVLYKNTLYIGSWDANLYAVDTETGKMQWKFATGMQLGFKGIESSVAVANDMVYFGARDPFLFALNAKTGKLVWKYDAAYSWIISSPVVANDVLYVGTSDTFALLALDAKSGKELYKFKANGYVYSSPAIAGDTAYFGDFTGNFFAVNVQSSGKQWNCFSTDSRMLYASEILNNGFLDFSYAAKGADFSFYDVNKTVMDQFYKLGSIVSSPFISNNTVYFGSADGNCYAIGLKSRNNSYPKFK from the coding sequence ATGAAAAAAAAAATCTTTTTTTTCTTGATTTTAATGTCTTTAGCATTTATTGCAAATGCTAGAAATTCTACAAGTCATAAAAAAAAACTAACCAAACCGAGCATGAAGCCAATGTATTTAATTGCAGTAATAGGAATTCTTTTTGGAATAAGCAGTTTACCAGTTTTTGGACAGCAGAAAAAAAACACAACTGTAAGTGTATTTCAAAATCGCGTTTTTAACGGAGATAAACACATGCTATTAGGCGATTTAAAATGGGCTTTTAAAACAAGTGGAAAAATATTTTCTTCACCTATTGTTTATAATGGTATTGTTTATATAGGTAGTGAGGATGGCAATCTTTATGCTATCAATCAGAAAACGGGCAAAACACATTGGAAATTTAAAACGGGAGGTGCGGTACACAGCTCTCCGGCAGTTTTCAAAAACACTGTCTATATTGGAAGTTTTGATGGCTACTATTATGCTCTTGATATCCACACAGGTCATATGAAATGGAAATTCAAAACAGGTGGAGAAAAGTGGTTTGACGAAATAGGTTTTCTGAGTTTTAAGCCTGTGGACAAATGCATGGATGATTTGTGGGATTTCTTTTTGTCCTCTCCTGTTATAAAACCCGACGATAAAAATCCAAGAATTTTCTTTGGCAGCAGTGATGGGAATGTATATGCACTCAATGCAAATACAGGAGAGTTGGAATGGAAATTTGCGGCAAAAGGATCGATTCACTGCAGTCCTGTCCTGTATAAGAACACACTCTATATTGGTAGTTGGGATGCTAATCTGTATGCCGTAGATACAGAGACTGGAAAAATGCAATGGAAATTTGCAACAGGAATGCAATTGGGCTTTAAAGGAATTGAATCTAGCGTAGCAGTTGCTAATGATATGGTTTATTTTGGCGCTCGTGATCCTTTTTTATTTGCGCTCAATGCCAAAACCGGAAAATTGGTTTGGAAGTATGACGCGGCTTATTCCTGGATTATCAGTTCGCCAGTTGTAGCGAATGACGTTCTGTATGTCGGCACATCCGACACTTTTGCACTGTTGGCCCTGGATGCAAAAAGTGGAAAAGAATTATATAAGTTTAAAGCAAACGGTTATGTATATTCTTCTCCGGCGATTGCTGGTGATACGGCTTACTTTGGAGATTTTACCGGTAATTTCTTTGCAGTAAACGTTCAATCTTCGGGCAAGCAATGGAACTGTTTCAGCACAGATAGCAGAATGTTATATGCCTCTGAAATATTAAATAATGGCTTCCTTGACTTTTCTTATGCTGCCAAAGGGGCTGATTTTTCTTTTTACGATGTCAATAAAACCGTGATGGATCAATTTTATAAATTGGGCTCCATTGTTTCTTCTCCTTTTATTTCCAATAACACTGTTTATTTTGGAAGCGCTGACGGGAATTGTTACGCAATTGGGCTAAAATCAAGAAATAATTCATACCCAAAATTCAAATAA
- a CDS encoding efflux RND transporter periplasmic adaptor subunit has protein sequence MKRIFMIMTLCALVFAGCNSKKEEEKEEKTKFLVTNPIEKDTTITKDYVSQIHSIQHIEIRAQERGYLEKIYVDEGQMVKKGQLLFKIMPALYEAELKKSKAEVSFSSIEYQNAKKLADEKVVSLNELAMAKAKLEKANAEMALSKVHLQFTEIRAPFDGIIDKFHVRQGSLVDEGELLTELADNSSMWVYYNVPESEYLDYQEKTGKSGKMKVNLLMANNKKFQYPGVVETIEADFDNETGNIPFRATFPNPKRLLRHGETGSIQMPIELKNAMLIPQKATFEVLDKKYVYVIDKNNAVKSREVVIAAEMPHLFVIKEGLSLHDKILLEGLRLVKENQKIDYEVVKPQSVMSNLELYAE, from the coding sequence ATGAAGAGAATTTTCATGATCATGACTTTATGCGCCTTAGTTTTTGCGGGCTGCAATTCTAAAAAAGAAGAAGAAAAAGAAGAAAAAACCAAATTTCTGGTTACAAATCCAATCGAAAAAGATACTACCATTACAAAAGATTACGTATCACAAATACATTCTATTCAACATATTGAGATAAGAGCTCAAGAGCGCGGTTATCTTGAAAAAATATATGTAGACGAAGGACAAATGGTAAAAAAAGGTCAGCTCTTATTTAAAATCATGCCTGCTCTTTATGAAGCCGAATTAAAAAAATCAAAAGCTGAAGTAAGTTTCAGTTCAATTGAATATCAAAACGCTAAAAAGTTAGCTGATGAAAAGGTGGTTTCTCTAAATGAACTGGCAATGGCAAAAGCTAAATTAGAAAAAGCAAATGCTGAAATGGCTTTAAGCAAAGTTCATCTTCAGTTTACAGAAATCAGAGCGCCTTTTGATGGAATCATTGACAAGTTTCACGTACGTCAGGGAAGTTTAGTTGATGAAGGAGAATTGCTTACAGAATTGGCAGATAACAGCTCAATGTGGGTATATTATAACGTTCCAGAATCTGAATATTTAGATTATCAGGAAAAGACCGGAAAAAGCGGTAAAATGAAAGTTAATCTTTTGATGGCTAACAACAAAAAATTCCAATATCCTGGAGTTGTAGAAACCATTGAAGCCGACTTTGATAATGAAACCGGAAATATTCCTTTTAGAGCCACTTTTCCTAATCCAAAAAGATTATTAAGACACGGAGAAACAGGAAGCATTCAAATGCCTATCGAACTTAAAAATGCTATGCTAATACCTCAAAAAGCGACATTTGAAGTTTTAGACAAAAAATATGTGTATGTAATTGATAAAAATAATGCTGTAAAATCTAGAGAGGTTGTTATTGCTGCCGAAATGCCTCACCTATTTGTAATAAAGGAAGGTTTGTCTCTTCATGATAAAATACTTTTAGAAGGGCTTCGTCTTGTAAAAGAAAATCAAAAAATAGACTACGAAGTGGTAAAACCGCAATCGGTTATGTCCAATTTAGAATTGTATGCAGAATAA
- a CDS encoding BCCT family transporter — MPSLVFIIGICVLSAISPGFTEDLLNVMKNFIFVNLNWVYVWSVTIFVLFLIYLMISKYGNIRLGRNNSKPDYSFFSWISMLFAAGMGIGLMYFSVAEPMQHYSNEIFAGKTLVQRTQNAQLYTFFHWGIHAWAIYGVVGLSLAYFTYRYRLPLSLRSCFYPLLKDKIKGRWGNIIDVFALCSTFFGITTTLGFGVVQINSGLQMLNVVPENSFVYQVMIVAVLVSLSIFSAMSGLDKGVKILSGINIASVILLLLFVLILGPTVYLIGSFTEGIGTYINSFFSLTFNTHIYEENTQPWFYNWTILYWAWWISWSPYVGLFIARISKGRTIREFVGAVLILPTLFNFIWMSVFGGSAIWFDLHTANGALSSLAGNPDALMFSFLEYLPLTRALSFIVISINIALL, encoded by the coding sequence GTGCCCAGTTTGGTTTTTATTATAGGAATTTGTGTGCTGTCGGCTATTTCTCCAGGCTTTACTGAAGATCTTCTGAATGTCATGAAAAATTTCATTTTTGTTAATCTGAACTGGGTATACGTTTGGTCAGTTACCATTTTTGTTTTGTTCTTGATTTATCTAATGATAAGCAAATACGGAAATATCCGGCTTGGAAGGAATAATAGCAAACCAGATTATTCTTTTTTCTCGTGGATTTCAATGCTTTTTGCTGCAGGAATGGGAATTGGTTTGATGTATTTTAGCGTTGCGGAACCGATGCAGCATTATTCCAATGAAATTTTTGCTGGAAAAACTCTTGTTCAAAGAACTCAGAATGCCCAGCTTTATACCTTTTTTCATTGGGGAATCCATGCTTGGGCAATTTATGGAGTGGTCGGGCTTTCCTTAGCTTATTTTACATACCGATACAGATTGCCGCTCTCGCTTAGGAGTTGCTTTTATCCTTTATTGAAAGATAAAATTAAAGGCAGGTGGGGAAATATAATTGATGTTTTTGCGCTTTGCAGTACATTTTTTGGAATTACTACAACGCTGGGCTTTGGTGTGGTGCAGATCAATTCAGGGTTACAGATGTTGAATGTTGTGCCTGAAAACAGTTTTGTTTATCAGGTTATGATTGTTGCCGTATTGGTTTCTTTGTCCATTTTTTCAGCGATGAGTGGCTTGGATAAAGGAGTTAAAATTCTCAGCGGAATCAATATTGCAAGTGTAATACTTTTGCTTCTTTTTGTATTGATTCTGGGTCCGACGGTCTATCTTATTGGTAGTTTTACAGAAGGAATCGGGACTTATATCAATAGTTTTTTCAGCCTTACTTTTAATACGCACATTTATGAAGAAAATACCCAGCCTTGGTTTTATAACTGGACCATTCTTTACTGGGCTTGGTGGATTTCGTGGTCGCCTTATGTTGGACTTTTTATTGCTAGAATTTCTAAGGGCAGAACTATTAGAGAGTTTGTTGGCGCTGTTTTGATATTGCCGACCTTGTTTAATTTTATCTGGATGTCTGTTTTTGGCGGAAGCGCCATTTGGTTTGATTTGCATACAGCCAACGGCGCACTGAGTTCATTAGCGGGTAATCCTGATGCTTTGATGTTTAGTTTTTTGGAATATCTTCCTCTGACAAGAGCGTTGAGTTTCATTGTAATTTCGATCAATATAGCACTTTTATAA